The following proteins are encoded in a genomic region of Paenibacillus antri:
- a CDS encoding ABC transporter substrate-binding protein, translated as MAKKKQWAWLLSAVLLISVLASGCTGGGGGDAGADPAPEPADSQPAEEPPAEPAGETAEQPAAEGDGAPPVQDLGGYKFVVADNNANRWFPPEGSSDLANAILERIRWVEETYNVKIELRKHSEEEFSAAVLAGDKYADIIVTPTWELGRHINGKRLVDMNTIPNLQLDNAYWKEYNTSNLLTYDGRTFGVAAPFANQGDEVWVLAFNKSIIEELGLENPYDLVANKQWTFEKMLEMEQAAKRDANGDGVMDSNDRYGLATGHDWDIAVALYLASGNKIIETASDGKLTYAVNTPKAFETIDMIKKMTKRGDTFFPKNEGEDMDAYVKAFVDGKALFLAYSRGRGVIDPIYEMEADFGFVPMPMGNNTDDYLSWVSHDAPSMAVPVTNKDLDKTGLILEALAWKAQQEEQIRLDEIAFTQLRDDESLEIIKQLKNYGVSDLAFIGQQMQGNVHQGLALIPNVGFYDQNLEPASQVAEIEEAVNLGLEELVLRLKGEFVEPEPKPEEKKE; from the coding sequence ATGGCGAAGAAAAAACAATGGGCGTGGCTGTTGTCGGCGGTATTATTGATTTCCGTTCTTGCAAGCGGTTGCACGGGAGGCGGAGGGGGAGACGCGGGAGCCGATCCGGCCCCGGAGCCGGCGGATTCGCAGCCGGCGGAAGAGCCCCCGGCGGAGCCGGCCGGAGAGACGGCCGAACAGCCGGCCGCGGAGGGCGACGGCGCTCCGCCGGTGCAGGATCTCGGCGGTTACAAGTTCGTCGTCGCCGACAACAACGCGAACCGGTGGTTCCCGCCGGAGGGCAGCTCCGATCTCGCGAACGCGATCCTCGAACGGATTCGCTGGGTCGAAGAGACATATAACGTCAAGATCGAGCTGCGCAAGCATTCCGAGGAGGAGTTCAGCGCGGCGGTGCTGGCGGGCGACAAGTACGCGGACATCATCGTGACGCCGACTTGGGAATTGGGGCGGCATATTAACGGCAAGCGGCTCGTCGACATGAACACCATTCCGAACTTGCAGTTAGATAACGCGTACTGGAAGGAATACAACACGTCGAACCTGCTCACGTACGACGGCCGGACGTTCGGCGTCGCCGCTCCGTTCGCGAATCAAGGCGACGAAGTGTGGGTGCTCGCGTTCAACAAGAGCATTATCGAAGAGCTGGGCCTCGAAAACCCGTACGATTTGGTGGCCAATAAACAATGGACGTTCGAGAAAATGCTGGAGATGGAGCAGGCGGCGAAGCGGGACGCCAACGGCGACGGCGTCATGGACAGCAACGACCGCTACGGCCTCGCAACGGGACATGATTGGGATATCGCCGTCGCGCTGTACCTCGCCTCCGGCAATAAAATTATCGAAACCGCTTCCGACGGCAAGCTGACGTATGCGGTCAATACGCCGAAGGCGTTCGAGACGATCGACATGATCAAGAAGATGACGAAGCGCGGCGACACGTTCTTCCCGAAGAACGAAGGCGAAGACATGGACGCTTACGTGAAGGCGTTCGTAGACGGGAAGGCGCTGTTCCTCGCATACTCCAGAGGACGCGGCGTCATCGACCCGATCTACGAGATGGAAGCCGACTTCGGCTTCGTGCCGATGCCGATGGGCAACAACACGGACGACTATCTCTCCTGGGTAAGCCATGACGCGCCGTCGATGGCCGTCCCGGTCACGAACAAAGACCTGGATAAGACGGGGCTCATTTTGGAGGCGCTGGCGTGGAAAGCCCAACAAGAGGAACAAATCCGATTGGATGAAATCGCCTTCACGCAGCTGAGAGACGACGAATCGCTCGAAATCATCAAGCAGCTGAAAAATTACGGCGTGTCCGATCTCGCGTTCATCGGGCAGCAGATGCAAGGCAACGTTCACCAAGGTCTCGCGCTCATTCCGAACGTCGGCTTCTACGATCAAAATTTGGAGCCCGCCTCCCAAGTGGCGGAAATCGAAGAAGCGGTCAATCTCGGACTCGAAGAGCTCGTCCTCCGGTTGAAGGGCGAATTCGTGGAGCCGGAGCCGAAGCCGGAAGAGAAGAAGGAATAG
- a CDS encoding glycoside hydrolase family 76 protein, protein MTGMWGARAERAQRELDEKFWNEDIEMYNIRTPCPDGACNTIFHYWWMAHAVETLTDGWNRTGAAVYRERLASLHRGLLRRNGGAWPNNLYDDMEWMAIGWLRAFLATGEESYKAAALELWEDIKTGWNDHVGGGIAWQKTQLDYKNTPANAPAAILAARLYAAFGDEDDLAWAKRIYDWVKRTLVDPQTGFVWDGANRLGDGRIDKDWKFTYCQGVFIGAAVELHRLTGDGAYLEDAARTWRAAVAELAEHRTSLFPAEGKGDGGLFKGILVRYAGELALTAGDGLDIAGVIGANAASLWDNAFDGEGALFGERWDARTSGEVELSTQLSGIILLETMSALEAAGRIRQAEGA, encoded by the coding sequence ATGACGGGAATGTGGGGAGCGAGAGCCGAACGCGCCCAGCGCGAGCTGGACGAGAAGTTTTGGAACGAAGACATTGAAATGTACAACATTCGGACGCCGTGTCCGGACGGCGCGTGCAACACGATCTTCCATTACTGGTGGATGGCGCATGCGGTGGAGACGTTGACGGACGGCTGGAACCGAACGGGGGCCGCCGTCTATCGGGAACGGCTCGCATCGCTGCACCGGGGACTGCTTCGGCGGAACGGAGGCGCCTGGCCGAACAACTTGTACGACGACATGGAGTGGATGGCGATCGGCTGGCTCCGCGCATTCTTAGCGACGGGCGAGGAGTCCTACAAGGCTGCCGCGCTGGAGCTGTGGGAGGACATCAAGACGGGCTGGAACGACCATGTGGGGGGCGGCATCGCGTGGCAGAAGACGCAGCTCGACTATAAAAATACGCCGGCGAACGCGCCCGCCGCGATATTGGCCGCGCGCCTGTACGCGGCGTTCGGCGACGAGGACGACCTGGCCTGGGCGAAGCGCATTTACGATTGGGTGAAGCGCACCCTCGTCGATCCGCAAACCGGCTTCGTCTGGGACGGGGCGAATCGGTTAGGGGATGGCAGAATCGATAAGGATTGGAAATTTACGTACTGCCAAGGCGTCTTTATCGGCGCCGCCGTCGAGCTGCACCGTCTGACGGGCGACGGGGCCTATCTCGAGGACGCCGCGCGCACCTGGCGGGCGGCCGTCGCGGAGCTCGCGGAACATCGAACGAGCTTGTTCCCGGCGGAAGGCAAGGGGGACGGCGGCCTGTTCAAGGGCATTCTCGTCCGGTATGCCGGCGAGCTCGCGCTGACGGCGGGGGACGGTCTCGACATCGCCGGCGTTATCGGCGCCAATGCGGCGTCGCTTTGGGACAACGCGTTCGACGGCGAGGGGGCGTTGTTCGGGGAACGATGGGACGCGCGAACGTCCGGCGAAGTGGAGTTAAGCACGCAGCTCAGCGGGATCATCCTGCTGGAGACGATGTCCGCGCTGGAAGCGGCCGGCCGGATTCGGCAAGCCGAAGGGGCGTAA
- a CDS encoding glycoside hydrolase family 125 protein yields the protein MEITKDASAVVQPLVRVVADAMKDRPRAARMFETCIRNTLETTIQRKPDGTTFVITGDIPAMWLRDSAAQVRPYLLLASSDRDVADMIKGLIDRQFECLLRDPYANAFNESADGRGHQSDETEMSPWVWERKYEIDSLCYPIQLSYLFWKNSGRTDHFQGDFVKGVRTILALWKREQRHETDSAYRFQRRNCPATDTLTRDGKGAPTAYTGMTWSGFRPSDDACTYGYLIPSNMFAVVALRYVQEIARDVLRDAALEADAAALAADIDEGIRTHGIVRHPEFGEMFAYETDGMGRHALMDDANVPSLLSIPYLGYCSADDPIYRNTREFVLSDRNPYFYRGAAAAGVGSPHTPTDYIWHIGLAMQGLTAATAEEKEAQLDAMVRTDAGKGMMHEGFHKDDPSRYTREWFSWANMLFCELALDICGVRVRT from the coding sequence ATGGAGATAACGAAAGATGCCTCGGCCGTCGTGCAGCCCCTCGTCAGGGTCGTTGCCGACGCGATGAAGGACCGGCCGAGGGCGGCGCGCATGTTCGAAACCTGTATCCGCAACACATTGGAAACGACGATTCAAAGAAAGCCGGACGGGACGACGTTCGTCATCACGGGAGATATCCCCGCCATGTGGCTTCGCGACTCCGCCGCGCAGGTGCGGCCTTATTTATTGCTCGCGTCCAGCGATCGGGACGTGGCGGACATGATCAAGGGCTTGATCGACCGCCAGTTCGAGTGCTTGCTGCGGGATCCTTATGCGAACGCTTTCAATGAATCCGCCGACGGGAGAGGCCACCAATCGGACGAAACCGAGATGAGCCCCTGGGTATGGGAGAGAAAATACGAGATCGATTCGCTCTGTTACCCGATCCAGCTCAGTTATTTGTTTTGGAAAAACAGCGGTCGAACCGATCACTTCCAAGGCGATTTCGTAAAGGGCGTACGGACGATCCTGGCGTTGTGGAAGAGGGAGCAGCGTCACGAGACGGATTCGGCTTACCGGTTCCAACGCCGGAACTGCCCCGCCACCGATACGCTGACCCGGGACGGCAAGGGAGCGCCGACCGCGTATACCGGCATGACCTGGTCCGGCTTTCGGCCGAGCGACGACGCTTGCACGTACGGCTATTTGATCCCTTCGAACATGTTCGCGGTCGTCGCGCTTCGGTACGTGCAGGAAATCGCGCGCGACGTGCTGCGGGATGCCGCGCTCGAGGCGGATGCGGCGGCGCTGGCGGCGGACATCGACGAGGGAATCCGAACGCACGGCATTGTTCGTCATCCGGAATTCGGGGAGATGTTCGCGTACGAAACCGACGGCATGGGCCGGCATGCGCTGATGGACGACGCCAATGTGCCGAGCCTGCTGTCGATTCCGTATCTCGGGTACTGCTCGGCGGACGACCCGATCTACCGGAATACGCGCGAGTTCGTGTTGAGCGATCGGAACCCGTACTTCTACCGGGGCGCCGCCGCGGCGGGCGTCGGAAGTCCGCATACGCCGACGGATTACATTTGGCATATCGGCCTCGCGATGCAGGGACTGACCGCCGCGACGGCGGAGGAGAAAGAAGCGCAGCTCGACGCGATGGTTCGCACCGACGCGGGGAAGGGCATGATGCACGAGGGCTTCCACAAGGACGATCCGAGCCGGTACACGCGCGAATGGTTTTCCTGGGCCAATATGCTGTTTTGCGAGCTGGCGCTCGATATTTGCGGGGTTCGCGTTCGAACGTAA
- a CDS encoding GntR family transcriptional regulator → MDIPRYERIFNHLYQKIKEGELKAGDRVPSEKELAVQFNVSRITSKKALELLSQYKLVERIQGRGSFVADAPPDVQDVASGRHADGAEEKRDDDEWRTVGLVLPDFADSFGADLVRGIEEQCASNGCRMMIKLTYDNRENEQEAIRSFVRWGVDGLIVFPGHGEHYNSEILRLVLDRFPLVLVDRYLKGIPANAVYTDNWKAAFDLTNLLLDKGFREVGFLSVPAENTTAVEDRLRGYTDACIQRGWTPMPDHLLTSLYSSLPQSFDTANVQIDLDTVRRFVDMNPEMSAFVVAEYNLALVLREVLLSRGSRIPDDFQIVCFDSPGQPLGPPLFTHVRQNEREIGRRAVEVLIDLLNREDTELHHIVGHDIVLGSSTK, encoded by the coding sequence ATGGACATCCCTCGGTACGAACGGATCTTCAACCACCTGTATCAGAAAATTAAAGAGGGCGAGCTGAAGGCAGGCGATCGCGTGCCGTCGGAGAAGGAGCTGGCGGTCCAGTTCAACGTCAGCCGCATCACGTCCAAGAAAGCGCTGGAGCTGCTGTCGCAGTATAAGCTCGTCGAGAGAATTCAGGGGAGAGGCTCCTTCGTCGCCGACGCGCCTCCGGATGTGCAGGACGTCGCGTCGGGGCGCCATGCCGACGGCGCGGAAGAGAAGCGCGACGACGACGAGTGGCGAACGGTCGGGCTCGTGCTGCCCGACTTCGCGGATTCGTTCGGGGCCGATCTCGTTCGGGGCATCGAGGAGCAATGCGCGTCGAACGGATGCCGGATGATGATCAAGCTTACGTACGACAACCGGGAGAACGAGCAGGAAGCCATCCGCTCCTTCGTTCGGTGGGGCGTCGACGGCTTGATCGTATTCCCCGGACACGGCGAACATTACAATTCCGAAATATTGCGGCTCGTGCTGGACCGCTTCCCTCTCGTCTTGGTCGACCGATATTTGAAGGGGATTCCCGCCAATGCCGTGTATACCGACAATTGGAAAGCGGCCTTCGACCTTACGAACCTATTGCTGGACAAGGGGTTCCGCGAAGTCGGCTTCTTATCCGTTCCGGCCGAAAACACGACCGCGGTCGAAGACCGGCTGAGGGGCTACACCGACGCCTGCATTCAGCGCGGCTGGACGCCCATGCCCGACCATCTCTTGACGAGCCTGTACAGCTCGTTGCCGCAATCGTTCGATACCGCCAACGTCCAGATCGACCTCGATACCGTGCGCCGGTTCGTGGACATGAATCCGGAGATGTCCGCCTTCGTCGTCGCCGAATACAATCTGGCCCTCGTTCTGCGGGAGGTTCTCCTGTCGAGGGGGAGCCGCATTCCCGACGACTTCCAGATCGTCTGCTTCGATTCGCCCGGACAGCCGCTCGGCCCGCCGCTGTTTACGCATGTGCGGCAGAACGAGCGGGAAATCGGGCGCAGGGCGGTCGAGGTGCTGATCGACCTGTTGAACCGCGAGGACACCGAGCTGCATCATATCGTCGGGCACGATATCGTGCTCGGCTCATCTACGAAGTGA
- a CDS encoding Ig-like domain-containing protein, with translation MKLSSRRKRTKEISLLLSGALLVTLPLGNYHAHASSVSPLKKIIVSENASWMQPALQVDGMTVRADLAGRFPLLSSAAVFTADSSSQDVLQVSVVDGHLKLAVLKEGTATVTVTGNDGVHPAIVDTVQVTIHKRGDITGDGTIDQADSLFIQQVVKGLVTPSAEDMERLDLNGDGKVTSADATAAMSLYLSQKKGTVPNEYHMTLTDVNDAPIAYGIAFAGTAEVGQTVTGSHHYIDAEQDAEAATAVQWYRGTLADGSDREAIAGATSASYTLQMADGGKYLFYGVTPKAATGVPAGTAAISAGTLVPIPDTTAPTILGVTPLDNATGVALDGSLAIAFDEPVAAVAGKYAKIYKSADHTEVASYDVSDAAHVVVTGADVEVKGLSLASLTEYYVAVEAGAFRDLAGNPHAGLSGPTTWSFATKDVVAPTALQFAPVGGDPSAPYVGALTIAFDELVTGVAGKTIAVRLAATDAAVATYDAADAAKVAVSATVSGSRATIANPGLAAGTAYYVEVEAGAFVDAAGNGYAGISGNTGWSFETVDDIAPTVASVAPNANAAGVAANAPLTIAFDEAVTPVSGNSVVLYDASNDSVVGTFDVGDSTVVSLAGKTATIAAPGLSENKMYYVEVPAGAFVDAAGNPFAGLIGKASWSFATVDTIAPTVVSTLPVDDAASASAGMVLAMIFSEKVTAAADKTITVYDAADDSVLKTYQASEMSFVGLTGTLQNPGLAVGKDYYVQMDAGAFEDSAGNPIDAIEDKTTWNFSTSVPLSIDVTLDANNDPVDEITLDGAALYVTATGGTFKEDLSEADFAVNNAPPGTSVFAAGKLLDDQAFLFLTNDGTDFDVDYNGVTITALASAFENGTESATSNTFAVQPVIEPNSLIVSEVFVGSSNDRFAIELYSPVELTGYQIEVYQYVPNPSRIEVSALTAPTINANRTYHIINSLFYDFMDLFDYRMSFIYGYNLEVPSTWADATLNAIVVKKDGQVVDMVGDPTATGPRPIVEMNKTKVRRADVPGGSNVYRPNQWITYSSAQLLEQYGKHTQQ, from the coding sequence ATGAAGCTCAGCTCTAGGCGCAAGCGAACCAAGGAGATCAGTCTGCTGCTCAGCGGCGCGCTGCTCGTCACTCTTCCTCTAGGAAACTACCATGCCCATGCATCGTCCGTTTCCCCTCTGAAGAAGATTATCGTTTCGGAAAACGCATCCTGGATGCAACCCGCCCTCCAAGTCGACGGCATGACCGTCCGCGCGGACCTCGCAGGCCGGTTTCCGCTTCTCTCTTCCGCTGCCGTATTTACGGCGGATTCGTCCTCCCAAGACGTGCTGCAAGTTAGCGTCGTCGACGGTCATCTGAAGCTCGCCGTCCTCAAGGAAGGCACGGCGACGGTCACGGTCACCGGCAACGACGGGGTGCACCCGGCGATCGTCGACACGGTGCAGGTAACGATACATAAGCGCGGCGACATTACCGGCGACGGCACGATCGATCAGGCCGATTCGCTGTTCATCCAGCAGGTCGTGAAGGGGCTCGTCACGCCTTCCGCCGAAGATATGGAACGCCTCGACTTGAACGGGGACGGCAAGGTGACGTCGGCGGACGCGACCGCCGCGATGAGCTTGTATTTGTCGCAGAAGAAGGGAACCGTCCCGAACGAATACCATATGACGTTGACGGATGTGAACGATGCGCCGATCGCTTACGGCATCGCGTTCGCGGGCACGGCGGAGGTCGGGCAGACCGTGACCGGCAGCCACCATTACATAGACGCGGAGCAGGATGCCGAAGCGGCGACGGCGGTGCAGTGGTATCGCGGAACGCTCGCGGACGGCTCGGATCGCGAGGCGATCGCCGGCGCGACGTCCGCATCTTATACGCTGCAGATGGCCGACGGCGGCAAGTACTTGTTCTACGGCGTGACGCCGAAGGCTGCGACAGGGGTTCCGGCCGGGACGGCCGCGATCAGCGCGGGTACGCTCGTGCCGATCCCGGACACGACCGCGCCGACGATCCTCGGCGTAACGCCGCTCGACAACGCGACGGGCGTCGCGCTGGACGGCTCGCTCGCGATCGCGTTCGACGAGCCCGTCGCAGCCGTTGCGGGGAAGTACGCGAAGATCTACAAGAGCGCCGATCATACCGAGGTTGCCTCCTATGACGTTTCGGATGCGGCCCATGTCGTCGTGACGGGCGCCGATGTCGAAGTGAAAGGCTTATCGCTCGCAAGCCTTACGGAGTATTACGTGGCGGTCGAAGCCGGCGCGTTCCGGGATCTCGCCGGCAACCCGCACGCCGGGTTAAGCGGCCCGACGACGTGGAGCTTCGCGACGAAGGACGTCGTGGCGCCGACCGCGCTGCAGTTCGCGCCGGTCGGCGGCGACCCGAGCGCGCCGTACGTCGGTGCGCTGACGATCGCGTTCGACGAGCTCGTGACCGGCGTCGCCGGCAAGACCATTGCGGTGCGCCTCGCCGCGACCGACGCCGCGGTCGCGACGTACGACGCCGCCGATGCGGCGAAGGTCGCCGTGAGCGCGACTGTGTCGGGCAGCCGCGCGACGATCGCGAACCCGGGCCTCGCCGCAGGCACGGCGTACTACGTCGAAGTCGAAGCCGGCGCGTTCGTAGATGCCGCGGGCAACGGTTACGCGGGGATCTCGGGCAACACCGGATGGAGCTTCGAGACGGTGGACGACATCGCCCCGACAGTCGCGTCGGTCGCACCGAACGCGAATGCGGCCGGGGTAGCCGCGAACGCGCCGCTGACGATCGCGTTCGACGAAGCGGTCACGCCGGTCAGCGGCAATTCAGTGGTGCTGTACGACGCTTCGAACGACAGCGTCGTCGGTACGTTCGACGTCGGGGACTCCACCGTCGTCTCGCTCGCCGGGAAGACGGCGACGATCGCCGCCCCGGGCTTGTCCGAGAACAAGATGTATTATGTTGAGGTTCCCGCCGGCGCCTTCGTTGATGCAGCAGGCAATCCGTTCGCCGGCTTAATCGGGAAGGCGTCGTGGAGCTTTGCGACGGTGGACACGATCGCGCCGACAGTCGTCTCGACGCTGCCGGTCGATGACGCCGCGTCCGCCTCGGCGGGCATGGTACTCGCGATGATTTTCAGCGAGAAGGTCACCGCAGCGGCGGATAAGACGATTACGGTGTACGACGCGGCCGACGACTCCGTCCTGAAGACGTATCAGGCGAGCGAGATGTCGTTCGTCGGCTTGACCGGCACGCTGCAAAACCCGGGCTTAGCGGTCGGCAAGGACTACTATGTGCAGATGGATGCGGGCGCCTTCGAAGACTCGGCCGGCAATCCGATCGACGCGATCGAGGATAAGACGACGTGGAATTTCTCGACGTCCGTTCCGCTCAGCATCGATGTGACGCTCGACGCGAACAACGATCCGGTGGACGAAATCACTCTCGACGGCGCGGCGTTATATGTGACCGCGACCGGCGGAACGTTCAAGGAAGACTTGTCGGAAGCGGACTTCGCGGTCAACAATGCGCCGCCCGGAACGAGCGTCTTCGCCGCCGGGAAGTTACTTGACGACCAAGCCTTCCTCTTCTTGACGAATGACGGAACGGACTTCGACGTCGACTATAACGGCGTGACGATAACCGCGCTGGCGAGTGCTTTCGAGAACGGCACGGAGTCGGCGACGTCGAATACATTCGCCGTCCAACCTGTCATCGAGCCGAATTCGCTGATCGTCTCCGAAGTATTCGTCGGAAGCAGCAATGATAGATTTGCTATCGAGTTGTATTCGCCTGTCGAACTGACTGGTTACCAAATCGAGGTGTACCAATACGTTCCGAACCCGAGTCGGATCGAAGTTTCCGCGTTGACCGCGCCGACGATCAACGCAAACCGGACGTATCATATCATCAACAGTCTGTTCTACGACTTCATGGATTTATTCGACTATCGGATGAGCTTCATCTATGGCTACAACCTCGAAGTGCCTTCCACGTGGGCGGACGCGACGCTGAATGCGATCGTCGTGAAGAAGGACGGACAAGTCGTCGACATGGTCGGCGATCCTACGGCGACCGGTCCGAGACCGATCGTCGAGATGAACAAAACCAAAGTCCGCAGAGCCGACGTGCCCGGCGGGTCGAACGTCTATCGCCCGAACCAGTGGATCACGTATTCGAGCGCCCAGCTTCTTGAGCAATACGGCAAACACACGCAGCAATAA
- a CDS encoding S-layer homology domain-containing protein encodes MLTKLHHAKLPSLLLALSLSASALLSPATASADAADLIVTIGDVAAKVDDMIEVPVSISQPAAGVASYGMELNYDAAALEVVDIVPSYGNASDPACYEDAEGCFFSDSENASGWLRAAWFDASGGDEPIDAAMELFVVRFHVKNPLALGDKPVTAARGTPGGFSFTDRHLTYLYAGLNDGNVAVQTSNNADLAALTTTAGTIAFAADKTAYNARVGDSTKSVTVTPTTANRYASVTVNESSATSGQAAGAIPLKYGKNDIVVEVTAADGTTKKAYTLSVYRDEDAPAAAGAPKPTTTDATIRVNGKEESAGVATKKQEGTRVVTTVAVDQAKLEQKLAAEGQRSVVTIPVADGSDVVAGELNGQMVANMEQKQAILEIKTGSATYTLPAQQINIRAVSDKFGKDVALQEITVRIEIAKPSEDTAKRVEASAAAGSFELVAPPVDFTVRGTYNGATVNVDRFNAYVARSIAIPEGVDPSRITTGVVVDPDGTVRHVPTKVEEVDGVYYATINSLTNSTYSVVYHPVAFADVATHWSKDAVNDIGSRMVIEGIGGNRFAPDRDVTRAEFAAILVRALGLKATGDAEAPFSDIAASDWYHDAVATAHEYGLANGFEDGAFRPAEKLNREQAMAMVAKAMSMTGLKDKLKPAVPATLLLPFADAGLVSDWAKAGIADSLQAGLVTGRGADELAPQATVTRAEVAVLIRRLLQQSELI; translated from the coding sequence TTGCTTACGAAGTTACATCATGCCAAGCTCCCGAGCTTGTTGCTCGCGTTATCCCTGTCGGCATCGGCGCTGCTGTCCCCCGCGACGGCTTCCGCCGATGCGGCCGATCTGATCGTTACGATCGGCGATGTCGCGGCGAAGGTCGACGACATGATTGAAGTCCCGGTCTCGATTTCGCAGCCGGCGGCCGGCGTCGCGTCCTACGGCATGGAGCTGAATTACGACGCCGCGGCGCTCGAAGTCGTCGACATCGTCCCGTCGTACGGCAACGCCTCGGATCCGGCCTGCTATGAGGATGCAGAGGGCTGTTTCTTTTCCGATTCCGAAAATGCTTCCGGCTGGCTCCGCGCCGCCTGGTTCGACGCCTCCGGCGGCGACGAGCCGATCGACGCCGCGATGGAGCTGTTCGTCGTCCGCTTCCACGTGAAGAACCCTCTCGCGCTCGGCGATAAACCGGTGACCGCGGCGAGAGGAACGCCCGGGGGCTTCTCGTTCACGGACCGGCACCTGACGTATCTGTATGCCGGCTTGAACGATGGCAACGTCGCCGTCCAGACGTCGAACAACGCCGATCTTGCGGCGCTGACGACGACCGCCGGCACGATCGCCTTCGCGGCGGACAAGACCGCGTACAACGCGAGAGTCGGCGACTCGACGAAATCCGTGACGGTAACGCCGACGACGGCGAATCGGTACGCGAGCGTCACCGTGAACGAGTCGTCCGCAACGAGCGGCCAAGCGGCCGGCGCCATCCCGCTGAAGTACGGCAAGAACGACATCGTCGTCGAGGTGACCGCGGCGGACGGGACGACGAAGAAAGCTTACACGTTGTCCGTCTACCGCGACGAAGACGCCCCGGCGGCAGCCGGAGCGCCGAAGCCGACGACGACCGACGCGACGATTCGCGTCAACGGCAAGGAAGAGTCCGCCGGCGTCGCGACCAAGAAGCAAGAGGGGACGCGCGTCGTCACCACGGTCGCCGTCGATCAGGCGAAGCTGGAGCAGAAGCTTGCCGCCGAAGGGCAGCGCAGCGTCGTGACGATTCCGGTCGCGGACGGCTCCGACGTCGTCGCCGGCGAGCTGAACGGCCAGATGGTCGCGAACATGGAGCAGAAGCAAGCGATTCTCGAAATCAAAACCGGCAGCGCCACCTACACGCTCCCGGCGCAGCAGATCAACATCCGCGCCGTGTCCGACAAGTTCGGTAAGGACGTAGCGTTGCAGGAAATTACCGTACGCATCGAAATCGCGAAGCCGTCGGAAGACACCGCGAAGCGGGTCGAAGCGTCCGCGGCGGCAGGCTCGTTCGAGCTCGTCGCGCCGCCGGTCGACTTCACCGTGCGCGGCACGTACAACGGCGCGACGGTGAACGTGGACCGCTTCAACGCCTACGTCGCGCGCTCGATCGCGATTCCGGAAGGCGTCGACCCGAGCCGCATTACGACCGGCGTCGTCGTCGACCCGGACGGCACGGTCCGCCATGTGCCGACCAAGGTCGAAGAAGTCGACGGCGTCTACTACGCGACGATCAACAGCCTCACGAACAGCACGTACTCCGTCGTCTACCATCCGGTCGCGTTCGCGGACGTCGCGACGCACTGGTCGAAAGACGCGGTGAACGACATCGGCTCCCGGATGGTGATCGAGGGCATCGGCGGCAACCGTTTCGCTCCGGATCGAGACGTCACCCGCGCCGAATTCGCCGCGATTCTGGTGCGCGCGCTCGGCCTCAAGGCCACAGGCGACGCCGAGGCTCCGTTCTCCGACATTGCGGCGTCGGACTGGTACCATGACGCCGTCGCGACGGCGCACGAATACGGCCTCGCGAACGGCTTCGAGGACGGCGCCTTCCGACCCGCGGAGAAGCTGAACCGCGAGCAGGCGATGGCCATGGTCGCGAAGGCGATGTCGATGACCGGCCTGAAGGACAAGCTGAAGCCTGCGGTGCCAGCCACGCTCCTGCTTCCGTTCGCGGACGCGGGCCTCGTCTCCGATTGGGCCAAGGCCGGCATCGCGGACAGCCTGCAAGCGGGCCTCGTCACCGGCCGCGGCGCCGACGAGCTCGCGCCGCAAGCGACTGTCACCCGCGCCGAAGTCGCGGTCCTGATCCGCCGCCTGCTGCAGCAATCCGAGCTGATTTAA